A DNA window from Drosophila virilis strain 15010-1051.87 chromosome 4, Dvir_AGI_RSII-ME, whole genome shotgun sequence contains the following coding sequences:
- the LOC6628416 gene encoding Golgi-associated plant pathogenesis-related protein 1, with amino-acid sequence MARRPPPIPKTHERTPGPVGQDTKANNEKFLKDVFITTNKYRKMHGCPELKINNDLNKYAQEWANHLRDRNAMEHRPQPKYGENIFLSGGMDVTGDLPVDMWYREINAFNFDKPDFTPTSGHFTQLIWKACTEMGSGVARRADRTWVVCNYSPPGNVMGQFKENVPRKL; translated from the exons ATGGCCAGGAGACCGCCGCCGATACCTAAAACGCATGAGCGTACGCCCGGACCTGTTGGCCAAGATACAAAAGCCAACAATGAGAAATTCCTAAAAGATGTGTTTATCACCACCAACAAGTATCGAAAGATGCACGGCTGCCCCGAGCTAAAGATTAACAACGACCTCAACAAGTATGCTCAGGAGTGGGCCAAT CACCTGCGCGATAGGAACGCAATGGAGCATCGTCCACAGCCCAAATATGgcgaaaatatatttctatctGGTGGAATGGATGTAACTGGCGATTTGCCCGTGGACATGTGGTACCGCGAGATCAATGCCTTTAACTTTGATAAGCCCGATTTTACGCCCACCTCTGGTCATTTTACACAGCTGATCTGGAAAGCGTGTACGGAGATGGGCTCGGGTGTGGCACGCAG GGCTGATCGTACCTGGGTGGTTTGCAACTATAGTCCACCCGGTAATGTTATGGGGCAGTTCAAGGAGAATGTGCCAAGAAAGCTCTAG